Proteins found in one Quercus robur chromosome 2, dhQueRobu3.1, whole genome shotgun sequence genomic segment:
- the LOC126713701 gene encoding protein DETOXIFICATION 51-like has product MKNSNNPISVTMKSEQKHFLTHLILEFIWLANPSKLDLAENPKAEPEEKSQFALPTLSEIVTETKSLITLAFPNILTGLILYSRSILSMLFLGHLGDLELAAGSLAIAFANITGYSVLSGLALGMEPLCSQAFGANRPKLLSITLHRTVIFLLVSSIPISFLWFNMSKILLFLHQDPNITHMAHTYLIFSLPDLFTNSFIHPIRIYLRAQGISHPVTLATLAGTVFLLPMNFLLVSHYKLGVAGVAASSAFSNLFALLSVVLYVWAKGLHEPTWTAPSRECFKGWKPLARLAAPSCVSVCLEWWWYEIMIVLCGLLVNPKATVASMGVLIQTTAFIYVFPSSLSFAVSTRVGNELGGNRPYGAKLSAVVAVFIAAIMGVSAMVFATGMRYKWALMFSSEREILELTAAALPILGLCELGNCPQTVGCGVLRGSARPTTAANVNLGAFYLVGMPVAVGLAFFFSVGFSGLWVGLLSAQVCCAGLMLYVVGTTDWELQARRAHCLTTAADVDVDDALHFQSSDALHVHQDQQLPLISIAVASSL; this is encoded by the coding sequence ATGAAGAATTCAAACAACCCCATCTCTGTGACTATGAAATCAGAACAAAAGCATTTCCTAACCCACCTCATTTTGGAATTCATATGGCTGGCCAACCCTTCAAAACTTGACTTAGCTGAGAACCCAAAAGCAGAGCCTGAAGAGAAATCACAGTTTGCTTTACCAACACTCTCTGAGATTGTCACTGAAACCAAATCACTCATCACCCTCGCCTTCCCTAATATTCTCACTGGCCTCATTCTCTACTCTCGCTCTATCCTCTCCATGCTCTTCCTTGGCCACCTCGGTGACCTCGAACTCGCCGCTGGGTCACTCGCCATAGCTTTCGCTAACATAACCGGCTATTCCGTACTATCAGGCTTAGCTCTAGGTATGGAACCCCTCTGTTCTCAGGCTTTCGGAGCAAACCGTCCAAAGCTTCTCTCTATAACCCTTCACCGTACAGTGATTTTCCTCTTAGTGTCTTCAATACCCATTTCGTTTCTGTGGTTCAACATGTCAAAAATCCTTCTTTTTCTACACCAAGACCCAAATATCACTCACATGGCACACACCTACCTCATCTTCTCTCTCCCTGACCTTTTTACAAACTCTTTCATTCACCCAATCCGCATTTACCTTCGAGCTCAAGGAATCAGTCACCCAGTGACGTTAGCCACACTTGCTGGCACTGTTTTTCTCTTACCCATGAACTTTTTACTCGTTTCCCATTACAAACTCGGCGTGGCTGGCGTAGCGGCTTCCTCAGCTTTCTCCAACCTCTTCGCCCTCTTATCAGTTGTATTATATGTATGGGCCAAAGGGCTTCACGAGCCAACTTGGACAGCGCCAAGCCGAGAGTGTTTCAAAGGATGGAAGCCACTAGCTCGGCTAGCGGCGCCGAGCTGTGTCTCAGTTTGCTTAGAATGGTGGTGGTACGAGATCATGATCGTTTTGTGTGGGTTATTAGTGAACCCAAAAGCGACGGTGGCATCAATGGGGGTATTGATCCAAACGACGGCGTTTATATACGTTTTCCCATCATCGCTGAGTTTCGCGGTGTCGACAAGAGTGGGGAACGAGCTAGGCGGGAACAGACCGTACGGGGCGAAATTATCAGCAGTGGTGGCGGTATTTATAGCGGCGATAATGGGAGTATCAGCGATGGTATTTGCGACAGGGATGAGGTATAAGTGGGCGTTGATGTTTAgttcagagagagagatcctAGAGTTGACAGCAGCAGCTTTGCCGATCCTAGGGCTGTGCGAGCTTGGGAATTGTCCTCAGACAGTGGGGTGTGGGGTCCTGAGAGGTAGTGCCAGACCCACCACTGCTGCTAATGTGAACTTGGGTGCTTTTTACCTGGTGGGTATGCCTGTTGCTGTTGGgcttgctttctttttctctgttGGCTTTTCTGGACTTTGGGTTGGGCTCTTGTCAGCCCAGGTTTGCTGCGCTGGCCTTATGTTGTATGTTGTGGGGACCACTGACTGGGAATTACAAGCTAGGCGGGCCCACTGCCTCACCACCGCCGCCGACGTCGACGTCGACGACGCTCTTCATTTTCAATCCTCCGATGCCCTTCATGTTCATCAAGACCAGCAACTGCCTTTGATTTCTATTGCCGTCGCTTCCTCTTTGTGA